One window of the Methanobacteriaceae archaeon genome contains the following:
- a CDS encoding GDP-mannose 4,6-dehydratase translates to MNWKGKNVLITGVAGFAGSYLAKKLLDLEANVCGMVRKRADGTKAKNLIDRGIINDLTVTEGDLTDITSLANALDFSEPEYIFHLAAQSFVPRSFESSLETQMINCIGTANLLDAVRIKNIDPKIVFAGSSEEYGLVISSKDHYNSAKKEYGTIFPEPEKIPEVPISETNPLRPMSPYAVSKVYGDYLMRNYYHSFGLKTVVSRAFNHEGAGRGLMFVTSVVTNQIMKLKYGEVDKINIGNLNAFRDWSHINDIVNGYLKLAEKGISGEVYNQGSQRTNSVLSYILLGLKESNWQINKIETFNGDKIIKDPVEHDDNEIFGLKFAKTKVDQMMLEGELEYTLKDKGIFVHTDQGKISIEFNPHRFRPAEVPILLGDTGKIQKLGAEIKHSLNDIIKDQLNYFLKKENRN, encoded by the coding sequence ATGAATTGGAAAGGAAAAAATGTTCTTATCACAGGTGTTGCTGGATTTGCTGGTTCTTACCTTGCAAAAAAATTGCTTGATTTGGAAGCTAATGTTTGTGGCATGGTACGAAAAAGGGCAGATGGTACTAAAGCAAAAAATTTGATTGATAGGGGAATCATTAACGATTTAACTGTTACAGAAGGTGATTTAACAGATATAACATCTTTAGCCAATGCTTTAGATTTTTCGGAACCCGAATATATATTTCACTTGGCGGCACAGTCTTTTGTTCCCAGATCTTTTGAAAGTTCTCTGGAAACTCAGATGATAAATTGCATAGGAACTGCAAATTTGTTGGATGCCGTACGAATTAAAAATATTGATCCTAAAATTGTCTTCGCAGGTTCAAGTGAAGAATATGGTCTCGTTATATCATCAAAAGACCATTATAATAGTGCAAAAAAGGAATATGGGACAATATTTCCAGAACCTGAAAAAATCCCTGAAGTTCCTATTAGTGAGACTAACCCTCTGCGTCCAATGTCTCCCTATGCAGTTTCCAAAGTTTATGGAGATTATCTAATGAGAAATTATTATCACTCCTTTGGATTGAAAACTGTTGTATCTCGTGCTTTTAATCATGAAGGAGCGGGTCGAGGCTTGATGTTTGTGACTTCTGTTGTAACAAATCAAATCATGAAACTGAAGTACGGGGAAGTAGATAAGATTAATATAGGAAATTTAAATGCATTCCGTGATTGGTCTCATATTAATGATATTGTAAATGGTTATTTGAAGCTCGCTGAGAAGGGAATATCTGGAGAAGTATATAATCAGGGTTCACAAAGAACTAATTCTGTTTTAAGTTATATACTTTTAGGTTTGAAAGAATCTAACTGGCAAATAAACAAAATAGAGACTTTTAACGGAGATAAAATTATTAAAGACCCCGTTGAGCATGATGATAATGAGATATTTGGTCTTAAATTTGCTAAAACAAAAGTTGATCAGATGATGCTTGAGGGAGAATTAGAGTATACTCTTAAAGATAAGGGCATATTTGTCCACACTGATCAGGGAAAAATTTCAATTGAATTTAATCCACACAGATTCAGGCCTGCTGAAGTTCCAATACTCTTAGGAGATACAGGAAAGATTCAAAAATTGGGTGCAGAAATTAAACACAGTCTGAATGACATTATTAAAGATCAGTTAAACTATTTTTTGAAAAAAGAGAACAGAAATTGA
- a CDS encoding SDR family oxidoreductase: MKNKKVLVTGGLGFIGSHLVEKLSHDNQVIIVDDQSTGKMANIEEFDQDNISIVLGDINQIDLVNTMDGCDYVFHHAALASVPASVDNPLLCNKVNVTGTLKVLVAARDANVQKVVFASSSAVYGDNENLPLSEDILLNPLSPYASSKASGEMYCKNFTDLFDLSTISLRYFNVFGPRQDPNSQYAAVIPKFIDAYIHNEKPVIFGDGKQTRDFIYVKDVVNANIIAAESNITGVYNIASGEVISINQLIELIEDIVGEELDVKYEDPRNGDIKHSTADISKAKSSGLIKKHDLKSNLEETVVWFNETINYFNRK; the protein is encoded by the coding sequence ATGAAAAATAAAAAAGTTTTGGTTACAGGAGGGCTAGGTTTTATTGGTTCACATTTGGTTGAGAAACTTTCTCATGATAACCAGGTGATTATAGTTGACGACCAGTCTACAGGAAAGATGGCAAATATCGAAGAATTTGATCAGGATAATATAAGTATCGTACTAGGTGATATTAACCAAATCGACTTGGTAAATACAATGGATGGTTGTGATTATGTTTTTCACCATGCAGCTCTGGCCAGTGTCCCAGCCAGTGTTGATAATCCATTACTCTGTAATAAGGTAAACGTAACGGGCACTTTAAAAGTTTTAGTTGCTGCAAGGGATGCTAATGTTCAAAAAGTTGTTTTTGCATCATCATCTGCAGTTTATGGAGATAATGAAAATCTTCCTTTATCTGAAGACATTCTTTTGAATCCATTGTCTCCATATGCAAGTAGCAAGGCTTCTGGTGAAATGTACTGTAAGAATTTCACTGATCTGTTTGATTTATCTACAATATCGTTGCGTTATTTCAATGTATTTGGTCCCCGACAAGATCCAAATTCTCAATATGCTGCGGTTATACCTAAATTTATAGATGCTTATATCCATAATGAAAAACCTGTGATATTTGGGGACGGTAAACAGACTCGTGACTTCATATATGTGAAAGATGTTGTTAATGCAAATATTATTGCAGCAGAATCAAATATAACTGGTGTTTACAATATTGCTTCTGGTGAAGTTATTAGCATTAATCAACTTATTGAATTAATAGAAGATATAGTCGGTGAAGAACTAGATGTCAAATATGAAGATCCCAGAAATGGTGATATTAAACATTCTACTGCAGATATATCCAAAGCCAAATCATCAGGGTTAATTAAAAAACACGATTTAAAATCGAACCTTGAAGAAACTGTTGTTTGGTTTAATGAAACAATTAATTATTTTAATCGAAAATAA
- a CDS encoding DUF1616 domain-containing protein translates to MLYGWKKHLIYSKKYITFISSVNNKKEFIMNIDRTLSIFLTCIILVGIIAVVYIILNPFQGEKFTEFYILGSEGKAGNYPTNLNQGDIGNITVGVVNKEQATINYLMVIKESNQTLKSENFTLNDGEKKELPFNFTAESNGQQKIEFNLYKLPDTNKVYRYLFLVVNIN, encoded by the coding sequence ATGCTATATGGCTGGAAAAAACATTTAATTTACTCCAAAAAATATATAACTTTTATAAGCTCAGTTAACAATAAAAAGGAGTTTATTATGAACATAGACAGGACTTTATCCATCTTTTTAACTTGTATTATATTAGTGGGAATTATTGCTGTAGTATATATCATACTGAATCCATTTCAAGGTGAAAAATTTACAGAATTTTATATTTTAGGGTCTGAAGGCAAGGCCGGAAATTATCCTACTAACTTGAATCAAGGAGATATTGGAAATATCACTGTTGGGGTTGTCAATAAGGAACAAGCAACTATTAATTATTTAATGGTGATTAAAGAGTCCAATCAAACATTAAAATCAGAAAACTTTACATTGAATGATGGCGAAAAAAAAGAATTACCATTTAACTTCACAGCAGAATCAAATGGTCAGCAGAAAATTGAATTTAATCTTTATAAGTTACCCGATACCAATAAAGTTTATAGATATCTATTTTTGGTGGTAAACATAAATTAA
- the ehaA gene encoding energy-converting NiFe hydrogenase A subunit EhaA yields MIIHANVFNYLIALAAALLPALALRLPLLPEKPMRHSWTISAVFPTAVMAIGFYAMVYELGYQGYIVALITGIITALFAKFILEKVVPRPESEEPE; encoded by the coding sequence ATGATTATTCATGCTAATGTTTTCAACTATCTTATTGCCCTGGCTGCCGCATTGCTACCTGCACTGGCTTTGAGGCTACCATTACTGCCTGAGAAACCCATGAGGCATTCGTGGACCATCAGTGCTGTTTTCCCAACTGCAGTGATGGCTATAGGTTTCTATGCCATGGTTTACGAGTTAGGTTACCAGGGATATATCGTTGCACTAATCACCGGGATTATTACTGCTTTATTTGCCAAATTTATTTTAGAAAAAGTAGTTCCCAGACCTGAATCGGAGGAACCTGAATGA
- a CDS encoding DUF2109 domain-containing protein — protein sequence MFIEILGIIVVIMALRTLLAQNREERLLYLNVIGFSMSAIIALYIQTPFGAIIAITFFVASTLSSNAIAYSLGRVKEEIMVK from the coding sequence ATGTTTATCGAAATATTAGGGATTATCGTTGTGATCATGGCACTGCGCACACTCTTAGCCCAGAACCGTGAGGAAAGACTTCTCTATCTTAACGTTATCGGATTCAGCATGTCTGCAATTATTGCTTTATACATACAAACACCCTTCGGAGCAATTATTGCCATTACATTCTTCGTGGCTTCAACTTTAAGCTCCAATGCCATTGCCTACTCTCTGGGAAGGGTGAAAGAAGAGATCATGGTGAAATAA
- a CDS encoding EhaD family protein, whose translation MYLDFINLTTVSAALTLIGTAGIISLPKPLDKVIMFALLQAGFVGMIVAAKYLDVAMAAAIFDPIATIILLIGIIKINEVRKKNQKSQEEVNLA comes from the coding sequence ATGTACCTTGACTTTATAAATTTAACCACAGTTTCAGCAGCACTCACATTAATAGGTACTGCCGGAATCATATCCCTTCCCAAGCCACTGGATAAAGTGATCATGTTTGCCCTTCTCCAGGCGGGTTTTGTGGGAATGATCGTGGCTGCCAAGTATCTGGATGTGGCCATGGCCGCAGCCATCTTCGACCCCATAGCCACCATTATCTTACTTATCGGAATTATTAAGATTAATGAGGTTCGCAAGAAAAATCAAAAATCCCAGGAGGAAGTGAACCTTGCTTGA
- a CDS encoding EhaE family protein has protein sequence MLDIYIWFYTGVALVILGGLGTAIGPGVKDPIVRTLNTEIAAVGVSLIFLTYNHTIALLTYIAATTIITMILLRAIVRLEEVGADL, from the coding sequence TTGCTTGATATTTACATATGGTTCTATACTGGCGTGGCTCTGGTCATACTGGGTGGCCTTGGTACTGCCATAGGCCCTGGAGTTAAAGATCCTATTGTTCGAACCTTAAACACAGAAATTGCTGCAGTAGGCGTTTCCCTTATATTTTTAACTTACAATCACACCATTGCACTGCTCACTTACATTGCAGCAACCACCATTATCACCATGATCCTATTAAGAGCCATAGTTAGACTGGAAGAAGTGGGGGCTGATTTATGA
- a CDS encoding EhaF family protein — MSRIGRLWNSLATPKRIPRFYSVILGVLLLVGFLMPLALNDNQLYPRPAPQLQISEQDPLAPYDRGGVPLKEPGIVRSQYPQFSEQAGMVTGYLSPIAIRVSNTTLYYGTSIYSSPGGLIDEILYYSRGFDTVLESSILMMAFVVASWVALHFTMRRREDE; from the coding sequence ATGAGTAGAATAGGCAGACTATGGAATTCCCTGGCCACTCCCAAAAGGATCCCCCGGTTTTATTCCGTGATCCTGGGTGTTTTACTATTAGTTGGTTTCTTGATGCCTCTGGCACTTAACGATAATCAGCTGTACCCAAGACCTGCACCACAGCTACAAATAAGTGAGCAGGACCCGTTAGCCCCTTATGATCGTGGCGGAGTTCCTCTTAAAGAACCAGGAATTGTCAGATCTCAGTATCCTCAATTTTCAGAGCAGGCAGGCATGGTAACTGGTTATCTTTCCCCAATTGCAATCAGAGTTAGTAACACCACTCTCTATTATGGTACATCTATTTATTCATCCCCGGGTGGATTGATTGACGAGATATTATATTACTCAAGAGGATTTGACACCGTCCTTGAGTCCAGTATCCTCATGATGGCCTTTGTGGTGGCATCATGGGTGGCCTTACATTTCACCATGAGAAGGAGGGAAGATGAATGA
- a CDS encoding EhaG family protein, whose translation MSASVLVPSIVSPMVVSLYLPAIFTGLIVGLIGLMAIAYQKNDLSALILTDIVGIGMLILVAAVGTDLAEALILPGLVVELAEILAISEILMSREMRKKGKNAELIPLPLSMDMEVMNTAPTFLAIILIAYGAFLTGFTGGAVAGGGILFYVLSKRMRGVPSDTWEGIAGVSGIAWCLWLVGFLMFFAFPQFWLLALFLAAFGVFIKVAYKAGLIGVIGREEFNKK comes from the coding sequence ATGAGTGCATCAGTACTGGTACCCAGCATTGTTTCTCCAATGGTGGTTTCCCTATATCTTCCTGCAATCTTCACCGGCTTAATTGTGGGACTTATAGGTTTAATGGCCATCGCTTACCAGAAAAATGATTTGAGCGCCCTGATACTCACGGACATTGTGGGTATTGGAATGTTAATTTTGGTTGCTGCGGTTGGAACCGACCTGGCAGAAGCACTCATACTACCCGGATTAGTGGTGGAACTGGCTGAAATTTTAGCCATTTCCGAGATACTCATGAGTAGGGAGATGAGAAAAAAAGGCAAAAATGCTGAATTGATTCCCTTACCCTTATCCATGGATATGGAAGTGATGAACACTGCACCGACATTCTTAGCCATAATATTAATTGCCTATGGAGCATTCCTTACAGGATTTACAGGTGGGGCAGTAGCAGGTGGGGGAATATTATTCTATGTTCTCTCCAAACGGATGCGTGGCGTCCCATCAGACACTTGGGAAGGCATAGCTGGAGTATCAGGTATTGCATGGTGCCTATGGCTAGTGGGATTCCTGATGTTTTTCGCATTCCCACAGTTCTGGCTCCTGGCATTGTTCCTGGCAGCATTTGGTGTTTTCATTAAAGTCGCATATAAAGCAGGTCTCATAGGAGTTATTGGTCGTGAAGAATTCAATAAGAAATAG
- a CDS encoding DUF788 domain-containing protein, giving the protein MDKLKISSYLLLIISLAGIIYALLFNPPNWVVYAISIIFIPTLILSFGLIVMARGPEEEEDDKTREPFIGY; this is encoded by the coding sequence ATGGATAAACTAAAAATATCAAGTTATTTACTGTTAATAATCTCTCTGGCAGGAATAATCTATGCTCTCCTGTTCAACCCACCTAACTGGGTGGTTTATGCAATTTCCATTATATTCATACCTACATTAATACTATCCTTTGGACTGATTGTCATGGCCCGAGGACCTGAAGAGGAAGAAGATGATAAAACCCGGGAACCATTTATTGGATATTAA
- a CDS encoding NADH-quinone oxidoreductase subunit H encodes MNLMANILLNVLIAFLVGSVLFGLQRKIMARIQMRPGPPIIQHLLHTLKFFIKESSFPKTAAMPFYIAITAMLCVIWVSAVIVGPVTQGSLLLIFAIYAIHKIVEHNAGSSSGSPYGKLSCVRAVFSAAAEVPLFAVLIIIYFKVGTMNIAQIVSYQSANGPLIYSIPLAAAMFFVLILSKAPYSPFAITKGKDIISGYETEHFGLLRGYLMISESIAWYMLLWVFLTVFIGGLTPLWYLVGMVVLSTIVAFINATTPILNPNHSIMMQVSFAIIGIVGSLILLPYL; translated from the coding sequence TTGAATCTAATGGCAAACATTCTGTTGAACGTTCTCATTGCATTTCTGGTGGGAAGCGTCCTTTTTGGACTGCAGAGGAAGATAATGGCCAGAATACAAATGAGACCTGGGCCACCCATCATCCAGCACCTCCTGCACACACTCAAATTCTTCATCAAAGAATCTTCATTCCCCAAAACAGCAGCAATGCCCTTTTATATAGCTATAACTGCCATGTTATGTGTTATATGGGTTTCCGCAGTTATTGTGGGTCCAGTGACACAAGGGTCCCTTTTACTTATATTTGCCATATATGCCATCCATAAAATTGTGGAGCACAATGCAGGATCCTCCTCAGGATCCCCTTATGGTAAACTTAGCTGTGTGAGAGCGGTTTTCTCAGCAGCAGCCGAAGTACCACTATTTGCAGTGCTAATAATCATTTACTTCAAAGTGGGAACCATGAACATAGCTCAAATAGTGAGTTACCAATCTGCAAATGGACCCTTAATATACAGCATACCTTTAGCAGCAGCCATGTTCTTCGTTTTAATATTATCCAAAGCTCCATACTCTCCATTCGCCATAACCAAAGGAAAAGATATCATTTCTGGATATGAAACAGAACACTTCGGACTTTTAAGAGGTTATCTTATGATATCAGAATCAATAGCATGGTACATGCTTTTATGGGTGTTTTTAACAGTTTTCATTGGAGGATTAACCCCACTTTGGTACTTGGTAGGTATGGTTGTTCTATCAACAATAGTGGCTTTTATCAATGCCACCACCCCTATCTTAAACCCCAATCATTCCATTATGATGCAGGTGAGCTTTGCCATAATTGGAATAGTTGGTTCCTTAATACTTTTACCCTACTTATAA
- a CDS encoding hydrogenase, which yields MEMQEKDTLFLMTLAAFGAFLASSLAVVLQWNVVLPLTVAVFILMILTFLLYKKGAIHFSENAEKWVMIITLICFIAAFIYLYHPV from the coding sequence ATGGAAATGCAAGAAAAAGACACACTGTTCCTCATGACCCTGGCAGCCTTCGGAGCATTTCTAGCCAGCAGTCTGGCAGTTGTATTGCAGTGGAATGTAGTTTTACCCCTTACTGTTGCAGTTTTTATCCTGATGATTCTGACCTTCTTACTTTATAAGAAGGGCGCCATCCATTTCTCTGAAAATGCTGAGAAGTGGGTAATGATCATCACCCTCATCTGCTTCATAGCTGCTTTCATATACCTTTACCATCCAGTTTAA
- a CDS encoding DUF2104 family protein has product MNETIYLIYILSFVLGSLLGLVLSYRKYKAPYALGKLDIFAMVLAVIGWGLALNSVLITFIPQYITISIGVFLLAMVLGMRPGYGRNETFIGIIIAGIIWILRTVIL; this is encoded by the coding sequence ATGAATGAAACAATTTATCTCATCTACATACTTTCATTTGTACTGGGATCCTTGCTTGGACTGGTACTAAGTTATCGGAAATACAAAGCTCCCTATGCCTTAGGAAAGCTAGATATTTTTGCCATGGTCTTGGCAGTAATAGGATGGGGTTTAGCACTTAACAGTGTTTTAATCACTTTCATACCCCAATATATCACCATAAGCATTGGTGTGTTCCTCCTGGCAATGGTATTAGGGATGAGGCCAGGTTATGGTAGGAATGAAACATTTATTGGTATAATAATAGCTGGAATCATCTGGATATTGAGGACGGTGATCCTTTGA
- a CDS encoding DUF1959 domain-containing protein, translating into MSKEDIGKTGDISLLDEDDVMRIMKMRIIESFRWKLDIVEPISKELGITEEQLEEILIKRLDMASLEALHPRYESSKHYCIKEKLHADLRLCWLCDVMNILSEEEAERIKNKIAAEILKEDKSYEEALEEGRKDLLEYLMR; encoded by the coding sequence TTGAGCAAAGAGGATATAGGAAAGACTGGGGACATATCCCTTTTAGATGAGGATGATGTGATGCGCATCATGAAGATGCGAATCATTGAAAGTTTTCGCTGGAAATTGGACATAGTAGAACCTATTTCTAAAGAACTGGGAATTACAGAGGAACAATTGGAAGAAATATTAATTAAAAGGTTGGATATGGCCAGTTTAGAGGCCCTGCATCCTCGCTATGAATCATCAAAGCATTACTGTATTAAAGAAAAATTGCATGCAGACCTGAGGTTATGCTGGCTTTGTGATGTAATGAATATACTTTCTGAGGAAGAAGCTGAAAGAATCAAAAATAAAATCGCTGCAGAAATATTAAAAGAAGACAAGTCTTATGAGGAAGCCCTGGAAGAGGGTAGGAAAGATTTGTTGGAATATCTAATGAGATAA
- a CDS encoding NADH-quinone oxidoreductase subunit B family protein: MLDGLKDVVRKSSIHVCLINTGGCNGCDIEVVALLSPRYDLEQYGIYVHNNPREADVILVTGAMSEQWKKNLQRIYAKAPEPKIVVAIGNCPLTGDVFNQEGCSVYAPVSDFIPVDAEIPGCPPRPSEILAAILAVGPDAIAAKGRQKP, from the coding sequence ATGTTAGATGGCCTTAAAGATGTTGTAAGGAAAAGTTCGATTCACGTGTGCCTTATTAACACCGGAGGATGTAATGGATGTGACATTGAGGTGGTGGCACTCCTATCACCCCGATATGATTTGGAACAGTACGGTATCTATGTACACAATAATCCCCGGGAAGCTGATGTAATTCTTGTAACTGGAGCCATGTCTGAACAATGGAAGAAAAATTTGCAAAGAATCTATGCCAAAGCACCGGAACCTAAAATAGTGGTAGCCATAGGAAACTGCCCTCTGACAGGGGATGTTTTTAACCAGGAAGGATGCAGTGTTTATGCACCAGTGTCTGACTTCATACCGGTAGATGCAGAAATACCTGGCTGCCCACCCCGGCCTTCAGAAATTTTAGCCGCTATTTTAGCAGTGGGTCCTGATGCCATTGCAGCCAAAGGGAGGCAGAAACCATGA
- a CDS encoding nickel-dependent hydrogenase large subunit translates to MILPIGPIHPALKEPVRLKLKTRGEKVISAEIDYGYVHRGIERVMRGKTWQKAIFLSERVCGICSYIHTQTFAETFEKIAGERVPLRAQYLRSLTNELDRIQSHFIANSTYFKALEHETLFMYMLHLREPIMDAIELLTGNRVNMGWNVVGGVRMDAKEKHLNSIYQIITDLEAEYDKYVEMFHEGPLLSLRSKDVGKMSKEDAIKGRAVGPIGRASGLKHDVREDHHTYKDEFDWKVIWRKEGDNYARTMNRFDEITESIKIIKQIIENIPPGDVRKKIDIPAGYADWRNEAPRGEVSYFIETNGNLIQNISIRTPSIMNIDVCGKYMLQDVATVADAVATYASVDPCVACTERVVILNEEGEKREFDGLHKVKYLK, encoded by the coding sequence ATGATACTACCAATTGGACCAATACACCCCGCACTCAAAGAACCAGTGCGCCTTAAACTGAAAACACGGGGTGAGAAGGTTATAAGTGCCGAGATTGACTACGGATATGTTCACAGAGGTATAGAAAGAGTTATGCGGGGTAAAACCTGGCAAAAAGCCATATTTCTCTCGGAAAGAGTTTGTGGTATCTGTTCCTACATCCACACCCAGACCTTTGCAGAAACCTTTGAAAAAATAGCTGGGGAAAGAGTTCCCCTCCGGGCGCAATATCTAAGGTCTCTCACCAATGAACTGGACCGGATACAGAGCCACTTCATTGCCAACTCCACCTACTTCAAAGCTCTTGAGCATGAGACGTTATTCATGTACATGTTGCACCTGAGGGAGCCCATTATGGATGCCATTGAACTACTCACCGGTAACCGGGTGAACATGGGCTGGAATGTGGTAGGAGGGGTTAGAATGGATGCTAAAGAGAAGCATCTTAACAGCATCTACCAGATCATCACTGATTTAGAAGCTGAATATGATAAATACGTGGAAATGTTCCATGAAGGTCCACTTTTAAGTCTCAGATCTAAGGATGTGGGTAAGATGAGCAAGGAAGATGCCATTAAGGGTCGTGCTGTGGGTCCCATTGGCAGAGCTTCGGGTTTGAAGCATGATGTTCGAGAAGATCATCATACTTATAAGGATGAATTTGACTGGAAAGTTATCTGGAGGAAAGAAGGAGATAACTACGCCCGTACCATGAACCGTTTCGATGAAATCACCGAATCCATTAAGATCATCAAACAGATCATTGAAAACATTCCCCCGGGAGATGTGCGTAAAAAAATCGACATCCCTGCTGGATATGCAGATTGGAGAAATGAAGCACCCCGTGGAGAAGTCAGTTACTTTATTGAAACTAACGGGAACCTTATACAGAATATCTCCATTAGAACACCCAGTATCATGAACATTGATGTCTGTGGTAAGTACATGTTACAGGATGTGGCTACAGTGGCTGATGCCGTAGCCACCTATGCCAGTGTGGATCCCTGTGTTGCCTGCACCGAACGCGTGGTTATACTCAACGAAGAAGGGGAAAAAAGAGAATTTGATGGTCTTCATAAGGTTAAATATCTAAAATAA
- a CDS encoding 4Fe-4S binding protein, translating to MSSVIWYLYEFARKSWAENFAVAKTNPEIVETPERFRDFPQVFPEYCISCGACTAACPAPNAISLVRSEDTAEEEGKTYPVINNRGCIRCGFCAEVCPTDPKTITCGENHLIREEFTILPADRMFVIDDYLCIRCKKCLKACPVHGAIYEEDNKIIIDQSVCISCGECLKNCPVKGAVKGIFIAHVQEQKDIINLVVNTLEESIEEKRDDITHLTEKEVYKFDLEITELVERARSIIADDELILDIFQKITDRLKLRIVTWDEDKCKKCQLCVKECPSGAISYNQEEKIVGRNPKKCLRCSTCYQTCPFGVAGYFVARFLLDPPSLEDGVIHITVKASQLPIGAD from the coding sequence ATGTCATCAGTAATCTGGTACCTTTACGAGTTCGCCCGGAAATCGTGGGCTGAAAATTTTGCAGTAGCCAAAACCAACCCTGAAATCGTTGAAACACCTGAACGTTTCCGTGACTTCCCCCAAGTATTCCCTGAATACTGCATATCCTGTGGAGCGTGTACCGCTGCTTGCCCTGCTCCTAACGCCATATCCCTGGTTAGAAGTGAGGATACTGCAGAAGAAGAAGGAAAAACATATCCTGTGATTAATAATCGAGGTTGTATCCGCTGTGGTTTCTGCGCAGAAGTATGTCCCACTGACCCCAAAACAATTACCTGCGGTGAAAACCACCTCATCAGGGAAGAATTCACTATTTTACCAGCGGACCGTATGTTTGTAATCGATGATTATCTCTGCATCCGCTGCAAGAAATGTTTGAAAGCCTGCCCGGTTCACGGGGCTATCTACGAAGAAGATAACAAGATTATCATTGATCAGTCTGTTTGTATCAGTTGTGGGGAATGTTTAAAGAACTGTCCGGTGAAAGGGGCTGTAAAGGGTATATTCATAGCTCATGTCCAGGAACAAAAAGATATCATCAATTTGGTCGTGAACACGCTTGAAGAATCTATAGAAGAAAAAAGAGATGATATAACTCATTTGACTGAAAAGGAAGTTTACAAATTTGACCTTGAAATCACTGAATTGGTTGAACGTGCCCGATCCATTATAGCAGATGATGAACTGATACTGGATATCTTCCAGAAAATCACTGACCGGCTGAAACTTCGCATTGTCACCTGGGACGAGGATAAATGCAAAAAATGCCAGTTATGTGTCAAGGAATGTCCATCTGGGGCCATAAGCTACAATCAGGAAGAAAAAATCGTTGGAAGAAATCCTAAAAAGTGCCTCCGCTGCAGTACCTGTTACCAGACATGTCCTTTTGGAGTGGCTGGTTATTTTGTAGCCCGATTCCTGTTAGATCCCCCTTCCCTGGAGGATGGTGTTATACATATCACAGTTAAAGCCTCTCAGTTACCCATAGGAGCTGATTAA